From Vagococcus jeotgali, one genomic window encodes:
- a CDS encoding peptidylprolyl isomerase translates to MKKNKWLLISTTLLLSVTLLGACGSDKKASDQTNKSSEKTEQTTKTDDSTKNSEDKTKKEDINSLELPQLSQDVADNEALVEMVTTEGSMKIKLFPSIAPKASENFLTHAKDGYYDGLIFHRVIENFMIQGGDPNGSGTGGESIWGEPFEDEFSNQLYNIKGALSMANSGPNTNGSQFFIVQNNDDMSDGLLSEDVPSKMIDAYKKGGTPHLDGRHTVFGQVIDGMDVVDKIASVKVGEADKPVKDVKIEKINILQEAKK, encoded by the coding sequence ATGAAAAAAAATAAATGGTTATTAATCTCAACAACACTACTGCTTTCAGTAACTCTTTTAGGTGCTTGTGGTTCTGATAAAAAAGCAAGTGATCAAACCAACAAATCTTCTGAAAAAACAGAACAAACAACAAAAACAGATGACTCAACTAAAAATAGTGAAGACAAGACTAAAAAAGAAGATATTAATAGTCTTGAGCTACCCCAGTTAAGTCAAGATGTAGCTGATAACGAAGCCTTAGTTGAAATGGTTACAACTGAAGGTTCAATGAAAATCAAATTATTCCCAAGTATCGCGCCAAAAGCAAGCGAAAACTTTTTAACTCATGCAAAAGATGGGTATTATGATGGGCTTATCTTCCACCGTGTTATTGAAAACTTCATGATTCAAGGTGGGGACCCTAATGGATCTGGTACTGGTGGTGAAAGTATTTGGGGAGAACCATTTGAAGATGAGTTTTCTAATCAACTTTATAATATAAAAGGTGCTTTATCTATGGCAAACTCCGGACCAAATACAAATGGAAGTCAATTCTTTATTGTACAAAATAATGATGACATGTCAGATGGGTTACTTAGTGAAGATGTTCCTAGTAAGATGATTGATGCTTACAAAAAAGGTGGCACTCCTCATTTAGATGGTCGCCATACTGTTTTTGGACAAGTTATTGATGGCATGGATGTGGTTGATAAAATTGCTAGTGTCAAAGTTGGAGAAGCTGATAAACCTGTCAAAGATGTGAAGATTGAAAAGATCAATATTTTACAAGAAGCAAAAAAATAA
- a CDS encoding glycine cleavage system protein H: MSQGNLWFKTDKEVITVGLTAQAQDDLGSITFAMLPKVDQLIKLGEPVIELEAEKAVVEYESPVEGKVVRVNEEALNNPKLLDEPDAWLFSVIEVI, from the coding sequence ATGTCACAAGGAAATTTATGGTTTAAAACTGATAAAGAAGTGATCACAGTTGGTCTAACAGCTCAAGCTCAAGATGACTTAGGTAGTATCACTTTTGCGATGTTGCCTAAAGTTGATCAATTAATCAAATTAGGTGAGCCAGTTATTGAGTTAGAAGCAGAAAAAGCTGTGGTAGAGTACGAATCGCCAGTAGAAGGAAAAGTTGTTCGTGTGAATGAAGAGGCACTAAATAATCCTAAACTACTAGATGAGCCTGATGCTTGGCTATTTTCAGTTATTGAAGTTATTTAG
- a CDS encoding LapA family protein, producing the protein MMKNTTKLIIMLILLFVVVLFAVINAQPVNINFIFAEKRVPLVLIIIISVIVGALIALIGTTSSIWKKNRAIKELEAKIHHHTQDETAHMDANSHYQIKDLEAQLKEKEIELSELRHNMVNQLIKENKEDDV; encoded by the coding sequence ATGATGAAAAATACAACAAAGTTAATTATTATGTTGATTTTATTATTTGTAGTAGTGTTGTTTGCAGTGATTAATGCCCAACCTGTTAACATTAATTTTATTTTTGCTGAAAAAAGAGTTCCTTTAGTACTAATCATCATCATATCTGTCATAGTAGGGGCTTTAATTGCTTTAATTGGAACAACAAGTAGTATATGGAAAAAAAATCGAGCGATTAAAGAGTTAGAAGCAAAAATACATCACCACACTCAAGATGAAACAGCTCACATGGATGCTAATAGTCACTATCAAATCAAAGATTTAGAAGCTCAATTAAAGGAAAAAGAGATTGAATTATCTGAATTGAGACATAATATGGTGAATCAATTAATAAAAGAAAACAAAGAAGATGACGTATAA
- the nifJ gene encoding pyruvate:ferredoxin (flavodoxin) oxidoreductase: MTELKKITMDGNTAAAYISYAFTELAAVYPITPSSTMAEVVESWSVKSRKNIFDEPLKIVNMQSEAGAAGAVHGSLKAGTLTSTYTASQGLLLMIPNMYKIAGELLPTVFHVASRAVTTNALSIFGDHGDVMAARQTGFCMLAEGSVQEVMDLSGVAHLASLEASLPFMNFFDGFRTSHEIQKIEVIPYDLLAKLVDQEALAHFRKRAMNPNHPSVSGTAQNPDIHFQQRETVNEHYNQVPKIVQKYMNEINHIRGTNYDLTTYYGDPEATEVIISMGSVSATIRQTVDYLNQSGKKVAHLNIHLYRPFPTENVLEKLPKTVERIAVLDRTKEPGADGEPLLLDIQSAMYRHPNRPIVIGGRYGLGSKDVPPNQIKAVFDHLAGPVDKLLYRFTIGINDDVTHLSLPVGDTIDLLPKSTYQAKFWGFGSDGTVGANKQAIKIIGNHTDLYAQGYFAYDSKKSGGLTTSYLRFGPEKIDAPYLIDTANFIGCHNGSYLHQYDLIDCLKEGGTFLLNTTWDKERVLRLLPKKIKKQLADKKAHFYIIDALSIAREVGLGRRINQVMSTAFFELNKLMPQEEYLTYLKEEVEGAYGNKSAVIVEKNQKAIDLTLEALTKVDIPSEWAEIQLKESQVDLSKPKYVREILEPVNRQEGNDLSVKTLIDNEMIDGSIPLGTAAFEKRGIALEVPEWQPGACTMCNECAFICPHAAIRPFLVDEEEMEEAPSGYITRDMRGADGVKYRIQVSLEDCTGCGLCVDICPVKDKALVMKPYEEQKEEAINWAFSMTLKQKDNPVKKLESIKGSQFEKPLMEFSGACSGCGETTYVKLLTQLYGDRMLMANATGCSSIWGASSPATPYTTNEAGQGPAWSNSLFEDNAEFGLGMYLANKTQREHVANLMKTILDEGLGSESLRELMNDWIEHMNIGDGSRQRSTKLEAALLEEKGGLEKLNMLYDKRDLFVKPSQWIIGGDGWAYDIGFGGIDHVFASGEDVNIFVMDNEVYSNTGGQTSKATPTAAIAKFSSLGKRTAKKDLGMIAMTYGNVYVAQIAMNANPTQTIKAIAEAESYPGPSLIIGYVPCINHGIQGGMSEAIEVTKKAVESGYWPLYRFNPELALKGKEPLKIDYKKADFDTLPDFFNFQSRFSSLENVLDSQEEATHLLEKSADEAIEKAQTYKHLSGK, from the coding sequence ATGACAGAATTAAAAAAAATAACGATGGATGGGAATACAGCAGCAGCTTATATTTCCTATGCTTTTACAGAACTTGCAGCAGTTTATCCTATCACCCCCAGTTCAACAATGGCAGAAGTTGTTGAAAGCTGGTCAGTTAAATCAAGAAAAAATATATTTGATGAGCCTTTAAAGATTGTGAATATGCAATCAGAGGCAGGAGCTGCAGGAGCTGTTCATGGTTCATTAAAAGCAGGAACTCTAACATCTACTTATACGGCTTCACAAGGTCTGTTACTGATGATTCCTAATATGTATAAAATTGCTGGTGAATTACTTCCAACTGTCTTTCATGTTGCTTCACGTGCTGTTACAACTAATGCTCTTAGTATCTTTGGAGATCACGGGGATGTTATGGCAGCTAGGCAAACAGGATTTTGTATGCTAGCTGAAGGATCTGTGCAAGAGGTGATGGATTTATCAGGAGTAGCTCATTTAGCTAGCTTAGAGGCTAGTTTACCTTTTATGAATTTTTTTGATGGGTTTAGAACGAGCCATGAAATTCAAAAAATTGAGGTTATCCCGTATGATCTGTTAGCTAAATTAGTAGATCAAGAGGCTCTAGCTCATTTTAGAAAACGTGCTATGAATCCCAATCATCCTAGTGTATCAGGGACGGCGCAAAATCCTGATATTCATTTTCAACAAAGAGAAACGGTAAATGAGCATTATAACCAAGTACCTAAAATTGTTCAAAAATATATGAATGAGATTAATCATATTAGAGGAACAAATTATGACTTAACGACATATTACGGTGATCCAGAGGCAACAGAGGTAATTATCTCTATGGGGTCAGTTTCAGCTACTATCAGACAAACTGTTGATTATCTAAATCAATCAGGTAAAAAGGTCGCTCACTTAAATATTCATTTATATCGTCCATTTCCAACTGAGAATGTTTTAGAAAAACTACCAAAAACAGTAGAAAGAATAGCTGTCTTAGATAGAACAAAAGAACCTGGAGCTGATGGTGAGCCTTTGTTATTAGATATTCAAAGTGCGATGTACCGACACCCAAATCGTCCGATTGTTATTGGGGGTAGGTATGGTCTAGGGTCAAAAGATGTACCGCCAAATCAGATAAAAGCTGTTTTTGATCACTTAGCTGGTCCTGTAGATAAATTATTATACCGCTTTACAATAGGTATCAATGATGACGTGACCCACTTATCACTACCAGTTGGTGATACAATCGATTTATTACCAAAGTCGACTTACCAAGCGAAATTTTGGGGATTTGGTTCTGATGGAACAGTGGGAGCTAATAAACAAGCAATTAAAATCATTGGGAATCATACTGATTTATATGCTCAAGGATATTTTGCTTATGACTCTAAAAAATCAGGAGGTCTAACCACATCTTACTTGCGCTTTGGCCCAGAAAAAATCGATGCACCATATTTAATTGATACAGCTAATTTTATAGGCTGTCACAACGGGTCTTACTTGCATCAATATGATTTAATTGATTGCTTAAAAGAAGGCGGAACGTTTCTACTTAATACAACGTGGGATAAGGAGCGTGTATTACGGCTTCTACCTAAAAAAATAAAAAAACAATTAGCTGATAAAAAAGCTCATTTTTACATTATTGATGCTTTGTCAATTGCCAGAGAGGTTGGATTAGGTCGTAGAATTAATCAAGTTATGTCAACAGCCTTTTTTGAATTAAACAAATTAATGCCCCAAGAAGAGTATCTAACTTATTTAAAAGAAGAAGTTGAGGGAGCATATGGTAATAAGTCAGCAGTTATTGTGGAAAAAAATCAAAAAGCAATTGATCTGACCCTTGAAGCTTTAACTAAAGTTGACATTCCTAGTGAGTGGGCAGAGATTCAATTAAAAGAAAGTCAAGTCGATTTATCTAAACCAAAATATGTTAGAGAAATTCTAGAACCAGTGAATAGACAAGAAGGTAATGACTTAAGTGTTAAAACATTGATTGATAATGAGATGATTGATGGGAGCATCCCACTTGGTACAGCAGCCTTTGAAAAACGAGGTATTGCTTTAGAAGTACCTGAGTGGCAACCAGGTGCCTGTACGATGTGTAATGAGTGTGCTTTTATTTGTCCTCATGCAGCTATTCGTCCATTTTTAGTTGACGAAGAAGAAATGGAAGAAGCGCCAAGTGGTTACATTACACGTGACATGCGTGGTGCTGATGGGGTTAAGTATCGTATTCAAGTGTCTCTTGAAGATTGTACGGGATGTGGATTATGTGTGGATATTTGTCCAGTAAAAGACAAAGCTTTAGTGATGAAACCATATGAAGAACAAAAAGAAGAGGCAATTAACTGGGCCTTTTCAATGACCTTAAAACAAAAAGACAATCCAGTTAAAAAATTAGAGTCTATTAAAGGTTCACAATTTGAGAAACCATTAATGGAATTTTCAGGAGCTTGTTCTGGATGTGGGGAGACGACTTATGTTAAATTACTAACCCAGCTTTACGGTGATAGAATGTTAATGGCTAATGCCACAGGTTGCTCGTCAATTTGGGGAGCATCTTCTCCTGCAACACCTTATACAACAAATGAAGCTGGACAAGGACCTGCTTGGAGTAATTCTTTATTTGAGGATAATGCTGAATTTGGTTTAGGAATGTATTTAGCAAATAAAACACAGCGTGAGCATGTGGCCAACTTAATGAAAACAATTCTTGATGAAGGCCTGGGTTCAGAAAGTCTAAGAGAGTTGATGAATGACTGGATTGAACATATGAACATAGGGGATGGCTCACGTCAACGTTCTACTAAATTAGAAGCTGCACTATTAGAAGAAAAAGGAGGCTTAGAAAAACTAAATATGCTCTATGATAAGCGAGACTTATTTGTGAAACCAAGCCAGTGGATTATTGGTGGTGATGGTTGGGCTTATGATATTGGTTTTGGTGGGATAGATCATGTGTTTGCTAGTGGTGAAGATGTTAATATTTTTGTTATGGATAATGAGGTTTACTCCAATACTGGTGGTCAGACGTCAAAAGCAACACCAACAGCCGCTATTGCAAAATTTTCTTCATTAGGAAAAAGAACAGCTAAAAAAGATTTAGGTATGATTGCGATGACTTATGGCAATGTTTATGTGGCACAAATAGCTATGAATGCTAATCCAACACAAACAATTAAAGCTATTGCAGAGGCTGAAAGCTACCCTGGTCCATCACTTATCATTGGTTAT
- a CDS encoding arsenate reductase family protein, translating to MTTFYWYPKCSTCKKAQAWLNVNHIEYNVINMIETPPSKEQLVTWMSDNDYPIRRFFNTSGGRYREQNLKEIVNTFTKEEAAQRLTVDGMLIKRPILVVGDKVLLGFKEEQYEELLLK from the coding sequence ATGACAACTTTTTATTGGTATCCAAAATGTTCAACATGTAAGAAAGCCCAAGCTTGGCTAAATGTTAATCATATCGAGTATAATGTCATCAACATGATTGAAACACCACCATCAAAAGAGCAATTAGTAACATGGATGAGTGATAATGATTATCCAATTCGTCGTTTTTTTAATACCAGTGGTGGGCGTTATAGAGAACAAAATTTAAAAGAAATAGTTAACACGTTCACAAAAGAAGAAGCAGCTCAAAGGCTAACTGTAGATGGTATGTTAATTAAGCGTCCAATTTTAGTTGTTGGAGATAAAGTTTTATTAGGATTTAAAGAAGAACAATACGAAGAGCTATTGCTTAAATAA
- the mvk gene encoding mevalonate kinase, with the protein MIHQQKGNGVANGKIILLGEHSVVYGKPSIALPFQAVTTQTLVTTSQEKTEIHCDFYHGLIDDLPELLESLREVVRLCLVTLNQESTPINITIDSQIPAERGMGSSAAVAVATTRAIFDFFKSPLTDELLLEIVGISEKIAHGNPSGLDALMTSGHRSVCFIKNQPPRDIELNLSAFLVVADTGITGQTKEAVSSLSKKLETCETGYFQDIIDKLGHLTYDGLSYLQHNQPEKLGQVMNQTHNLLKELDISSPELDILVNSALDHNALGAKLTGGGRGGCMIALAKNKDDAKNIAQELKHAGAKQTWLYEMSE; encoded by the coding sequence ATGATACATCAACAAAAAGGAAACGGAGTGGCTAATGGTAAAATTATTTTACTAGGTGAGCATTCTGTTGTTTATGGTAAGCCGTCAATTGCTTTGCCTTTTCAAGCTGTAACAACTCAAACGCTTGTCACAACGTCACAAGAAAAAACAGAAATTCATTGCGACTTTTACCACGGTTTAATCGATGATTTACCTGAGCTGTTGGAGAGCTTGAGGGAGGTCGTTAGATTATGTTTAGTAACACTTAATCAAGAATCAACACCTATTAATATTACGATTGATAGTCAAATTCCTGCAGAGCGTGGTATGGGTTCCAGTGCTGCTGTTGCTGTGGCAACAACAAGAGCTATTTTTGATTTTTTTAAATCCCCTCTAACAGATGAGCTGTTATTAGAAATTGTTGGTATTTCTGAAAAAATTGCTCATGGTAATCCTAGCGGGCTAGATGCTCTCATGACAAGCGGTCACCGTAGCGTTTGCTTTATTAAAAACCAACCACCTAGAGACATTGAGTTAAACCTTAGTGCTTTTTTAGTCGTGGCTGATACTGGAATAACTGGGCAGACTAAAGAGGCTGTGAGTAGTCTTTCTAAAAAATTAGAGACTTGTGAGACAGGGTACTTTCAAGATATAATAGATAAGTTAGGTCATTTAACCTATGATGGTTTATCTTACTTACAACATAACCAACCTGAAAAATTAGGTCAAGTCATGAACCAAACTCATAATTTATTGAAAGAGTTAGATATTTCTAGTCCTGAATTAGACATATTAGTTAACTCAGCACTTGATCATAATGCTCTAGGTGCTAAGTTAACAGGTGGTGGACGTGGTGGTTGCATGATTGCCCTAGCAAAAAATAAAGATGATGCCAAAAACATTGCACAAGAACTTAAACATGCTGGAGCAAAACAAACTTGGCTCTATGAAATGAGTGAATAA
- the rnz gene encoding ribonuclease Z: MELQFLGTGAGVPSKQRNVTSIALKLLDERNEVWLFDCGEGTQQQILETTIRPRKITKIFITHSHGDHILGLPGLVSSRSFQGGEDALDIYGPKGIKDFLEMSLKVSGTHLKYPINYYEITETGLIFDDQTFSVYCEHLDHRIECFGYRVVEKDHIGELNVEKLKAEGIPPGPIYKDIKSGQVVTLADGRVIDGKDFVGDTIKGRVVTILGDTRLHPNCFVLSKHANVLVHESTFGGSESKMAKSYYHSTSLQAASVAYKSEVDQLFLTHISARYLGRQALELEEEAQTIFPNSKIVKDFDTFDIPLKK; the protein is encoded by the coding sequence ATGGAATTACAATTTTTAGGAACAGGTGCAGGCGTACCATCTAAACAAAGAAACGTTACAAGCATCGCATTAAAATTACTAGACGAGCGAAATGAAGTCTGGTTATTTGATTGTGGTGAAGGAACTCAACAACAGATATTAGAAACAACCATTCGACCAAGAAAAATCACAAAGATATTTATTACTCATTCACATGGTGATCATATACTAGGTTTACCTGGTTTAGTTAGTAGTCGCTCATTTCAAGGTGGGGAAGATGCTTTAGATATATATGGTCCAAAAGGCATTAAGGATTTTTTAGAAATGAGTTTAAAAGTGTCAGGTACGCATTTAAAATACCCAATTAACTATTATGAAATAACCGAAACAGGTTTGATTTTTGATGATCAAACATTTAGTGTTTACTGTGAGCACTTAGATCATAGAATAGAGTGCTTTGGTTACCGAGTTGTAGAAAAGGATCATATTGGTGAATTAAATGTTGAAAAATTAAAAGCAGAAGGAATACCGCCAGGCCCAATTTATAAAGATATCAAAAGTGGTCAAGTGGTAACTTTAGCTGATGGTCGTGTGATTGATGGGAAAGATTTTGTAGGAGATACCATTAAGGGCCGTGTAGTGACTATACTTGGTGATACTAGACTTCACCCTAATTGCTTTGTGTTGTCAAAACATGCTAACGTGTTAGTTCATGAGAGCACTTTTGGTGGTAGTGAAAGTAAAATGGCTAAAAGTTATTATCATTCTACCAGTTTACAAGCAGCTTCTGTTGCTTATAAATCAGAAGTGGATCAATTATTTTTAACTCATATTAGTGCAAGATATTTAGGTAGACAAGCTTTAGAGCTAGAAGAAGAAGCTCAAACTATTTTTCCAAATAGTAAGATTGTAAAAGATTTTGATACATTTGATATTCCGTTGAAAAAATGA
- a CDS encoding SDR family NAD(P)-dependent oxidoreductase codes for MSAKLLGKVVLITGASSGLGEEIAYESAKKQATLVLCARNINKLQRVADVCHSLSKQPVYVISLDISNYDSVMKAIAVVKETVCHVDILVNNAGVGLFTNFLDMSYEDMKKMMSVNVLGLMTLTQHIALMMAKVGSGHIINIASQAGKMATPKSSVYSASKFAVIGFSNALRLEVKPLGIKVTTINPGPIKTNFFETADPTGNYLENIGKMAIEPAYLARKIVSIYGKSKREINTPFIMEMGSIGYHLFPKLGDYLAGSLFNKK; via the coding sequence ATGTCTGCTAAATTATTAGGAAAAGTTGTCTTAATCACTGGAGCTTCTAGTGGTTTAGGTGAAGAGATTGCCTATGAATCAGCTAAGAAACAAGCTACTTTAGTGTTGTGTGCTAGGAATATAAATAAATTGCAAAGAGTGGCAGATGTTTGTCATAGTTTGTCAAAACAGCCTGTATATGTTATTTCTTTGGATATTTCAAATTATGATAGTGTGATGAAGGCCATAGCTGTAGTAAAAGAGACAGTCTGTCATGTTGATATTTTAGTGAACAATGCTGGAGTAGGTTTATTTACTAACTTTTTAGATATGTCTTATGAAGATATGAAAAAAATGATGTCTGTTAATGTATTAGGCTTAATGACCTTAACACAGCATATAGCTTTAATGATGGCAAAAGTAGGTTCAGGACACATTATTAATATTGCTTCTCAAGCTGGGAAAATGGCAACACCAAAATCTAGTGTTTATTCTGCTAGTAAGTTTGCTGTGATTGGTTTCTCCAATGCTCTTCGCTTGGAAGTGAAACCTTTAGGGATAAAAGTTACAACGATTAATCCAGGGCCAATTAAAACTAATTTTTTTGAAACAGCAGATCCAACAGGCAATTATTTAGAAAACATTGGAAAAATGGCGATAGAACCTGCATATCTAGCTAGAAAAATAGTGAGTATTTATGGAAAAAGTAAGCGTGAGATAAATACGCCTTTCATAATGGAAATGGGAAGTATAGGCTATCATTTATTTCCTAAATTAGGTGATTATTTAGCAGGTAGTTTATTTAATAAAAAGTAA
- a CDS encoding flavodoxin, protein MALVKIVYASMTGNTEGISEIVEELFIDEGMSVEREECSDVDPDFFEDADICIVATYTYGDGDLPFEIEDFFEELKEEDLSGKYFGVVGSGDTEYGEFYCQSAKDFVEQFKKTGASMGADLVMIEHEADEDDAQGLETFVKTLAARVE, encoded by the coding sequence ATGGCTTTAGTAAAAATAGTTTATGCAAGTATGACTGGTAATACTGAGGGGATTTCTGAAATTGTTGAAGAGTTATTCATTGATGAGGGCATGAGTGTTGAACGTGAGGAATGTTCAGATGTTGACCCAGACTTTTTTGAAGATGCTGACATTTGTATTGTTGCAACGTATACTTATGGTGATGGTGATTTACCTTTTGAAATAGAAGACTTCTTTGAAGAATTAAAAGAAGAAGATTTATCAGGAAAATACTTTGGTGTTGTTGGTAGTGGTGATACAGAGTATGGTGAATTTTACTGTCAGTCTGCCAAAGATTTCGTTGAACAATTTAAAAAGACAGGTGCCTCAATGGGTGCTGATTTAGTGATGATTGAACATGAAGCAGATGAAGATGATGCACAAGGCTTAGAAACATTTGTTAAAACCTTAGCAGCACGTGTGGAATAA
- the obgE gene encoding GTPase ObgE produces the protein MSMFLDQVTIDVKAGNGGDGMVAFRREKYVPDGGPAGGDGGRGGDIFLIVDEGLRTLMDFRFNRRFKASPGEHGMSKGMHGRGAEDTYVSVPPGTTVKDKETGKILGDLLENGQTLLVAKGGRGGRGNIRFATPRNPAPEISENGEPGQDRKLELELKVLADVGLVGFPSVGKSTLLSVVSQARPKIGAYHFTTIVPNLGMVTTTDGRSFVMADLPGLIEGASEGVGLGTQFLRHIERTRVILHVIDMSGMEGRDPFEDYMLINKELESYDLRLMERPQIIVANKMDMPDSEENLKIFKEELAKLKDNEWDEDAPIFPVSGITKQGLDPLLNATADLLEVTPEFPMYVEEEEEDVVSYIFQEEGPEFTVARDDDSTWVLSGDKLEKLFTMTNFDREESTMKFARQLRGMGVDETLRTMGAKDGDLVRIKDFVFEFVD, from the coding sequence ATGTCCATGTTTTTAGATCAAGTAACCATTGATGTTAAAGCCGGCAACGGTGGAGATGGCATGGTAGCTTTTAGAAGAGAGAAATATGTACCAGATGGTGGCCCAGCTGGTGGAGATGGTGGACGTGGTGGAGATATTTTCCTAATCGTCGATGAAGGATTACGTACCTTAATGGATTTTAGATTTAACCGCCGATTTAAAGCTAGTCCAGGTGAGCATGGTATGAGTAAGGGGATGCACGGACGTGGTGCAGAAGATACTTATGTTAGTGTCCCACCAGGAACAACTGTTAAAGATAAAGAAACTGGAAAAATTTTAGGTGATTTATTAGAAAATGGACAAACCCTTTTAGTAGCTAAAGGTGGACGTGGTGGGCGTGGAAATATTCGTTTTGCAACACCTAGAAATCCAGCACCAGAAATTTCAGAAAACGGAGAACCAGGACAAGATAGAAAACTTGAATTAGAACTTAAAGTTTTAGCTGATGTAGGTTTAGTTGGTTTCCCTTCAGTAGGTAAATCAACATTATTATCAGTTGTCTCTCAAGCAAGACCTAAAATTGGTGCTTATCATTTTACGACTATTGTCCCTAATTTAGGAATGGTCACAACAACTGATGGTAGAAGTTTTGTTATGGCAGATTTACCTGGCCTAATTGAAGGAGCTTCAGAAGGAGTTGGACTTGGTACTCAATTTTTACGTCATATTGAGCGGACTAGGGTTATTTTACATGTGATTGATATGAGTGGTATGGAAGGTCGCGATCCTTTTGAGGACTACATGTTAATCAATAAAGAGTTAGAATCCTATGACTTAAGACTTATGGAGCGTCCACAAATTATTGTAGCCAATAAAATGGATATGCCAGACTCAGAGGAAAATTTAAAAATCTTTAAAGAAGAGTTAGCAAAATTAAAAGATAACGAGTGGGATGAAGATGCACCAATCTTCCCAGTATCAGGTATTACTAAGCAAGGCTTAGATCCTTTGTTAAATGCAACAGCAGATCTTTTAGAAGTAACACCTGAGTTTCCGATGTATGTGGAAGAAGAGGAAGAAGATGTTGTTAGCTACATCTTCCAAGAAGAAGGACCAGAATTCACAGTTGCCAGAGATGATGATTCTACTTGGGTCTTATCAGGTGATAAGTTAGAAAAACTGTTTACAATGACTAACTTTGACCGTGAGGAAAGTACAATGAAATTTGCTCGTCAACTACGTGGTATGGGTGTAGATGAAACACTTAGAACTATGGGAGCTAAAGATGGAGATTTAGTTAGAATTAAAGATTTTGTCTTTGAATTTGTTGACTAA
- a CDS encoding metal-dependent transcriptional regulator, producing MSRSSNKEDYLKAIYENDGIDTFVSNKALSTHLKVSPASVSEMVEKLQKDGLIEYKPYTGAKLTEDGLKQTIMIIRNHRIIETFLFDKLGYSLPDLHHLSEELEHVKDSVFFERLYNFLNQPENCPHGGIIPTETHFREPATIPLTDFEKGQNVVIKRVMDDVSILTFLDSINLSIGDTIHINQVDDFNELIIFSINDNNTPHHISFKQAQIIFSNK from the coding sequence ATGTCTAGGTCTTCAAACAAGGAAGATTATTTAAAAGCAATTTATGAAAACGACGGCATTGATACGTTTGTATCTAACAAGGCTCTTTCCACACATCTTAAAGTCTCACCTGCTTCTGTTAGTGAAATGGTTGAAAAACTTCAAAAAGATGGTCTCATTGAATATAAACCTTATACCGGGGCAAAACTTACGGAGGATGGTTTAAAGCAAACGATTATGATTATTCGTAACCACCGTATTATTGAGACATTTTTATTTGATAAACTAGGTTATTCATTACCTGATTTACATCACTTATCAGAAGAGTTGGAACATGTTAAAGATTCTGTGTTTTTTGAGCGACTATATAATTTTTTAAACCAACCCGAAAACTGCCCTCATGGTGGTATTATCCCAACGGAAACACATTTTAGAGAACCTGCTACTATTCCATTAACTGACTTTGAAAAAGGACAAAATGTTGTCATTAAGCGTGTTATGGATGATGTGTCGATCTTAACTTTTTTAGATTCCATTAACTTATCTATTGGTGATACAATTCATATCAATCAAGTAGATGATTTCAATGAGTTAATTATCTTTTCAATTAATGATAATAACACACCTCATCACATCAGCTTTAAGCAAGCACAAATCATTTTTTCAAATAAATAA